The genomic DNA GCACGGCCGCACGCCCGTCCCCCGTAGACTCCCGTGCTCTCCCGACGCAAGGACGACGCAGTGAGCCAGACCGCCGACGGCACGACGCCGGCACCCGGAGGGCCGACCGGACCCGTGTCGCCCGCACCCCGGCGGCGGGTCCTGCGGCGCGTCGTCGTGGCGGTCGCCGCGGTGCTCGTGGTCGCCCTGGTGGGCGTGGGCGCGTACGCCTGGACGATCAACCGGCAGATCACCAGCAACATCCAGCGCGGCATCGAGCTCCCGCCGGCGACGCCGTCGGGCTCGGCGTCCAGCGCGCAGCCCCGCGAGACCGGCGAGCTCAACTACGTCCTGCTCGGCTCCGACAGCCGCGACGACGCCGACCCGGCCGACGGCCGCAGCGACTCGATCATGGTCGTGCACCTGAACAAGGCGCGCGACCAGGCGTACATCACCTCGTTCCCCCGTGACATGTACGTCGACGTCCCCGGCTACGGCAAGAACAAGATCAACGCCGCCTTCGAGCTGGGCGGGCCGACGCTGACGGTCAAGACGCTCGAGGAGCTGACCGGCGCGACGATGGACCACGTCGTGCTGGTGAACTTCGACGGCTTCATCGACCTGACGACCGACCTCGGCGGCGTCACCGTGGAGAACAAGACGGCCTTCAGCTCCCACGGCTACGACTACCCCAAGGGCAAGATCACGATCGAGGGCAAGCGCGCGCTGTGGTTCGTCCGCGAGCGCCACTCGCTCCCGGGCGGCGACCTGGACCGGGCGGCCAACCAGCGTGACGTCATCAAGGCGATCGTCGCCAAGGGCCTCAGCGCCGGCGTGGTCTCGGACCCGGTCAAGTTCAGCGCCTTCGTCGGCAACCTGTCCAAGCACCTGACCGTGGACAACAGCCTGAGCGACGCCGACATCCGCTCGACCGCGCTGTCGCTGCGGCTGAGCGCCAAGGACATCGACCTGCTCCAGGCCCCGATCTCGGGCTTCCAGATGATCGGCGGGCAGGACGTCGACGTGGTCGACCAGGTCAAGATGGCCCAGCTGGGCAAGGCCTTGCGCAACGACACGATGGCGGCCTACCTCGCCAAGAACCCGCAGACGTGAGCCGCCGTCCGGT from Microlunatus sagamiharensis includes the following:
- a CDS encoding LCP family protein encodes the protein MSQTADGTTPAPGGPTGPVSPAPRRRVLRRVVVAVAAVLVVALVGVGAYAWTINRQITSNIQRGIELPPATPSGSASSAQPRETGELNYVLLGSDSRDDADPADGRSDSIMVVHLNKARDQAYITSFPRDMYVDVPGYGKNKINAAFELGGPTLTVKTLEELTGATMDHVVLVNFDGFIDLTTDLGGVTVENKTAFSSHGYDYPKGKITIEGKRALWFVRERHSLPGGDLDRAANQRDVIKAIVAKGLSAGVVSDPVKFSAFVGNLSKHLTVDNSLSDADIRSTALSLRLSAKDIDLLQAPISGFQMIGGQDVDVVDQVKMAQLGKALRNDTMAAYLAKNPQT